One segment of Zymoseptoria tritici IPO323 chromosome 2, whole genome shotgun sequence DNA contains the following:
- the RDR2401 gene encoding RNA-directed RNA polymerase (required for posttranscriptional gene silencing and RNA interference RNA processing and modification; putative homolog of Neurospora crassa qde-1): protein MSRKRRSSELQQDIQAHRAPPARVHTSPTKHGHFRLTQSIDQDLETLCRGANISLSDDKRASAAVIGVKQQICDMFRLLWYKNKPALEQAINAFLDDVADYTPLAPIFGGQEHDRKLENLRQKLSGPAKDKRDELRTPKAVKTKDVGHRSDDREDTPLSPPSPSQGRGLKSAFKTAKSAPPQPPSTKMPPPPQKPDPVISFESTLTRKSSFESTNAGSVLSANTALTSFSEAPGAQRISDYGSVVPTDLLDALTQESITKVRESNASSLGTEIWGSSLNTVDWDRAENTEYIRSQGTITVLHGDAEPEQVADAIVEAPADPRLMRFSPSRGFAQLQIPDSFANLPFHVQWEAHRVLQLNKISLDEVISQWQPQSLARLYEIAAHHKLNFRPGFDAHEPPSFEEVTMNGQLRFAKSSTGPVFDMFLQAPKQEVSCDLQRKYGADRVLYLSMPNIFKTPQLHAGRDVSRKFQDMATRPQFFCGRQWIMYSLQPNKMNSKSKTRKSQAQEQGTHRIIFLAIEGLDVAEVFDYLLPYQGNRHQSACKLYTRLDLYVSRTKVGTQFDEGDVVFQARDQAATNELDNDPYRDPDLSFYDTFVPGKVMSDGCAELSRHAYWKICEQLGGDHTRSAFQARIGGAKGVWYRAAEIDGSFDVGKPPGPHITIVQSQIKVQRDSLEDCDPDQRKFNVVKANSYARPSLLHAGFMPILLDRGVPRQVMLDVARTQIKAEVDACEAAIVSPDPLAFRMWLHSQNELYEERNRTRDGGIDTVAGWPIRREERIIRLLESGFVPTQCPYLARDVIDLVKYTFDLKQRNFKIRLGRSTTLMGIADPKGCLEPGEVHVNFSAPFIDPVTKEQFQNLSSPEVAFGLVARNPAMAAWDIQRVRFVYKPELKHLTDLAVFSSRGHRPLASKLQGGDYDGDTFWICWDRKLATLFKNAPAPWSDREAPIRHSIPSVEQLGITRKTQRLDDFVEDPRDLGQWCHWLGEMGIARLTPNLLGQVTKLHERLTYTTGDINSYHAKQLVYLHDCLVDADKQGYEFGFAALNDFKKSIELPTDLQDPRYWKYTADDNENDLEKQSTTYNVSKLNFVPTRAGKEKNIIDEVYFDVAEPLIRECLARVEDVLCFEAQDDEDLTRFYDQTWDSASEGSVIRTELQALKKRLQEVRSLWGELRVPNSWFDLLTQVRQRYDEIQPQDVTHPTVVEWLRRQGNRPTMWDQLKACAFAKLFQRKGKTPGQLVFSIAGHELCEIKATELGPTRTMCDNQYRQLKLRKAKKVEVRDEYEFDAGADVPDKQLDDDEEVEPTDYYWGIRVDGIV from the coding sequence ATGTCGCGGAAACGCAGAAGCTCCGAGCTCCAGCAAGACATTCAAGCTCATCGAGCACCGCCAGCTCGAGTCCACACATCTCCGACCAAACATGGACACTTTCGGCTTACGCAGTCAATCGACCAAGATCTGGAGACATTATGTCGAGGGGCGAACATCAGTCTGTCAGATGACAAGCGGGCTTCAGCAGCAGTCATCGGTGTCAAACAACAGATCTGTGACATGTTCAGATTACTATGGTATAAGAACAAACCTGCTCTTGAGCAAGCGATCAATGCGTTCCTCGACGATGTAGCTGACTACACGCCATTGGCACCGATCTTTGGTGGCCAGGAGCACGATCGGAAACTTGAAAATTTGCGACAGAAGCTGAGTGGACCTGCTAAGGACAAGCGCGACGAGCTTCGAACGCCAAAGGCCGTGAAGACTAAAGATGTCGGTCACAGATCCGACGATCGAGAAGACACACCTCTCTCACCGCCATCGCCATCACAGGGCAGAGGGCTCAAGTCGGCATTCAAGACTGCAAAGTCCGCACCGCCGCAACCACCAAGTACAAAGATGCCGCCTCCTCCCCAGAAACCAGACCCAGTCATTTCATTCGAGTCGACTCTGACGAGGAAATCCTCTTTTGAGTCCACAAACGCAGGATCCGTGCTGTCGGCAAACACAGCATTAACCTCATTTAGTGAGGCGCCGGGCGCGCAGCGAATCTCAGACTATGGCTCGGTAGTCCCAACTGATTTGCTCGATGCTTTGACTCAAGAGTCGATAACCAAGGTTAGAGAAAGCAATGCGTCGTCTCTCGGTACAGAGATCTGGGGATCGTCGCTCAATACTGTCGATTGGGATCGTGCCGAGAATACCGAGTACATTCGCAGCCAAGGGACGATAACTGTACTTCACGGAGATGCGGAACCTGAGCAAGTCGCCGATGCAATTGTAGAGGCACCAGCAGATCCTCGTCTTATGCGCTTCTCACCATCTCGTGGCTTTGCTCAGCTTCAGATTCCGGACTCATTCGCAAATCTGCCATTTCACGTCCAATGGGAAGCTCATCGCGTCCTTCAGCTAAACAAGATATCTTTGGACGAGGTGATCTCTCAATGGCAGCCTCAGTCTTTAGCTCGACTGTACGAGATCGCTGCGCATCACAAGCTCAACTTTCGTCCCGGGTTCGATGCACATGAGCCTCCGAGTTTTGAAGAAGTGACAATGAATGGCCAGCTGCGATTCGCGAAATCGAGCACTGGCCCTGTTTTCGACATGTTTCTGCAAGCTCCGAAGCAGGAGGTGTCTTGCGACCTGCAACGCAAATATGGTGCGGATCGAGTGTTGTACCTGAGCATGCCCAACATCTTCAAGACGCCCCAGCTGCATGCAGGTCGCGATGTATCGAGGAAGTTCCAAGACATGGCGACCAGACCTCAGTTCTTCTGCGGTCGACAGTGGATTATGTACTCACTGCAGCCCAACAAGATGAATTCGAAATCGAAGACGAGAAAGTCTCAGGCTCAGGAGCAAGGCACACATCGCATCATATTCCTGGCGATCGAAGGTTTAGATGTCGCTGAGGTTTTCGACTACTTGCTGCCATACCAAGGAAATCGGCATCAAAGCGCATGCAAGTTGTACACACGATTGGATCTATACGTCTCACGGACGAAGGTCGGCACGCAGTTCGATGAAGGCGACGTGGTCTTTCAAGCACGAGATCAAGCTGCCACGAACGAGTTGGACAACGACCCCTATCGAGATCCTGATCTGAGCTTTTACGACACCTTCGTTCCGGGGAAGGTCATGAGCGATGGCTGCGCCGAGCTATCCCGACATGCCTATTGGAAGATTTGCGAGCAGCTGGGAGGTGATCACACGCGCTCTGCCTTTCAGGCTCGCATTGGCGGCGCCAAAGGCGTGTGGTACAGGGCTGCGGAAATTGATGGTAGCTTCGATGTTGGCAAACCACCAGGGCCGCATATCACTATCGTCCAAAGCCAGATCAAGGTGCAACGAGACTCTCTGGAAGATTGCGACCCGGACCAGCGGAAATTCAACGTTGTAAAAGCCAACTCATACGCACGCCCGTCACTCCTCCACGCGGGCTTTATGCCAATTCTGCTGGACCGTGGCGTGCCTCGTCAGGTCATGCTTGACGTTGCAAGAACGCAGATCAAGGCCGAAGTTGATGCTTGTGAAGCCGCTATCGTCAGCCCGGATCCTCTAGCATTCCGCATGTGGCTACATTCGCAGAATGAGTTGTATGAGGAGCGGAACCGTACTAGAGATGGAGGCATCGACACCGTCGCCGGCTGGCCAAtcaggagggaggagagaatTATCCGATTGCTGGAGTCTGGCTTCGTGCCTACGCAGTGTCCCTACCTTGCGCGGGATGTGATCGATTTGGTAAAGTATACCTTCGACCTCAAGCAAAGGAACTTCAAAATCCGACTTGGTCGCTCAACTACATTGATGGGTATCGCAGATCCGAAAGGCTGTCTGGAGCCCGGCGAGGTTCATGTCAACTTCAGCGCACCGTTCATAGACCCGGTGACAAAGGAGCAATTTCAAAACTTGAGCTCGCCCGAGGTGGCATTCGGACTGGTGGCGCGGAACCCAGCAATGGCGGCGTGGGACATTCAGCGAGTCCGCTTCGTCTACAAGCCTGAGCTGAAACATTTGACTGATCTTGCCGTGTTTTCATCGAGAGGTCATCGACCCTTAGCCAGCAAGTTGCAGGGTGGAGACTACGATGGCGACACCTTCTGGATATGCTGGGATAGGAAGCTGGCTACCTTGTTCAAGAATGCTCCGGCGCCTTGGTCAGATAGAGAAGCGCCCATACGTCACTCGATCCCCAGTGTCGAGCAGCTGGGAATCACGAGGAAGACACAACGCCTGGACGATTTCGTTGAGGATCCTCGCGATCTAGGGCAGTGGTGTCACTGGTTGGGAGAAATGGGCATTGCACGATTGACGCCAAATCTTCTTGGACAGGTCACGAAACTGCATGAGCGTCTCACCTATACAACTGGCGACATCAATTCGTACCACGCGAAGCAGCTCGTGTACTTGCACGACTGTTTGGTAGACGCCGATAAGCAAGGGTACGAATTTGGCTTCGCTGCACTGAACGATTTCAAGAAGAGCATCGAACTCCCCACCGACCTTCAAGATCCGAGGTACTGGAAGTACACGGCCGACGACAATGAAAACGACTTGGAGAAGCAGAGCACAACGTACAACGTCTCCAAGCTCAACTTCGTCCCAACGCGCGCGGGTAAGGAGAAGAACATCATTGACGAAGTTTACTTCGATGTAGCCGAGCCGCTCATCCGCGAGTGCCTTGCTCGGGTGGAAGATGTATTATGTTTCGAAGctcaagacgacgaggatctGACCAGATTCTACGACCAGACCTGGGATTCAGCCTCGGAAGGATCAGTCATTCGCACAGAGCTACAGGCACTTAAGAAACGCCTGCAAGAGGTGCGGTCATTATGGGGCGAACTGCGAGTCCCCAACAGCTGGTTCGATCTACTCACACAAGTCCGGCAAAGGTACGATGAGATACAGCCTCAGGATGTGACCCATCCTACTGTCGTGGAATGGCTCCGAAGACAAGGCAACAGACCGACGATGTGGGACCAGCTGAAAGCGTGCGCATTCGCCAAACTCTTCCAGAGGAAGGGCAAGACCCCAGGCCAACTCGTCTTCAGCATCGCGGGACACGAGTTGTGCGAGATCAAAGCGACGGAGCTGGGACCTACACGGACAATGTGCGACAATCAGTACCGCCAGCTGAAGCTGAGGAAGGCGAAAAAGGTGGAAGTGAGAGACGAGTATGAGTTTGATGCTGGAGCGGATGTGCCGGACAAGCAgctggacgacgatgaagaagtcGAACCTACGGACTACTATTGGGGCATCCGGGTTGATGGGATTGTATGA
- a CDS encoding Ca2+-modulated nonselective cation channel polycystin (related to intracellular calcium signaling), with the protein MSDSICIITPTPATAFHSSEQWEHVPLSPRLSEKNLSDFNAVLATLSIKNNGSSFTSHTPSDSSSDSESNHRLHTSSKKVCVREDLNTFRKIAPRRLLKPKPIDVPDIAGSKAKWRKPDTPAPWHVAEADGNAELRSRTPSDLESPPQTAIPLRRSPLVPPSPFRSGKITIKRKRSIDSAVDNPLSSLADSSDTKSPSSNHRLDARSKIRPTFRHEPATGIIAVRRLSQLATPRPRSLPMSPRSAPASTALHSNNSTTTWRDRSGSLTPKPGPSILMRSFAYDDLRSLVDEPPSMTPSSWPPVEESSLLRTPVIEQTRPLRTQRKSHAALGRAPSSCSNPPGSYPATQHVHQTTTPNTMERTATTTTTALSSPPTSTTDFLYTLPSLASLSTLPPSTLKSLKLRLEQYRHQILHLQNSASPLLKLPPELRNRIFLYVMHASLSHRRNASPRPSNSAALFAQPEFFRTCRQIWRECAGVWVGEVLVWEEVVLARPDHESADDGLRKDDRPKWRTLGREEVRELCVAKSERGRRTLVVQASFCGLDKTRRGQEESLGVCERRGVVSIRGGEAGVGLRWWVW; encoded by the exons ATGTCCGATTCCATTTGCATCATCACTCCGACTCCAGCAACAGCATTCCACTCCTCCGAGCAATGGGAGCATGTTCCATTGTCGCCGAGGCTCAGCGAGAAGAACTTGAGTGATTTCAACGCGGTACTGGCGACTCTGTCAATCAAGAACAATGGCTCTTCGTTCACCTCGCATACACCTTCCGACTCCTCCTCTGACAGCGAGTCCAATCACCGGCTACACAcgagctcgaagaaggtCTGTGTCCGCGAGGATCTCAACACGTTTCGGAAGATAGCTCCACGCCGCCTGCTGAAGCCCAAGCCGATTGATGTGCCCGATATTGCTGGGTCAAAAGCAAAGTGGAGAAAGCCGGATACGCCTGCTCCCTGGCATGTTGCTGAAGCAGACGGCAATGCCGAGCTTAGATCACGTACGCCTTCGGATCTCGAATCTCCACCACAAACTGCGATACCGCTTCGCCGCTCGCCGCTCGTGCCACCATCACCTTTCCGATCAGGCAAAATCACGATCAAGCGCAAACGCAGCATCGACTCCGCCGTGGACAATCCTCTCTCCAGCCTCGCAGACTCGTCGGACACCAAGTCTCCCTCATCTAACCATCGACTCGACGCCCGTTCCAAAATCCGACCCACCTTCCGTCATGAACCCGCAACAGGAATAATCGCAGTCCGACGACTCAGCCAACTCGCAACGCCACGACCACGCTCCTTACCAATGAGTCCTCGCTCCGCACCAGCCTCCACTGCCCTCCATTCAAacaactccaccaccacctggCGCGACCGATCAGGATCCCTCACACCGAAACCCGGCCCATCCATCCTGATGCGATCATTCGCCTACGACGATCTCAGAAGCCTAGTCGACGAGCCTCCATCGATGACACCTTCCTCCTGGCCGCCTGTTGAAGAGAGCTCACTGTTGCGGACTCCGGTGATTGAGCAGACGAGGCCACTGAGGAC GCAGAGAAAGTCTCATGCAGCTCTAGGGCGTGCT CCCAGCTCCTGCTCCAATCCACCTGGCAGCTATCCGGCAACTCAGCACGTGCATCAAACAACCACACCCAACACCATGGAGCgcacagcaacaacaacaacaacggcTCTATCCTCACCTCCTACAAGCACCACAGACTTCCTCTACACTctcccctccctcgcctccctctccaccctcccaccctccaccctcaAATCTCTCAAACTCCGCCTCGAGCAATACCGGCACcaaatcctccacctccaaaaTTCCGCCTCTCCACTCCTCAAACTCCCGCCCGAACTGCGGAATCGAATCTTCCTGTACGTCATGCACGCTTCCCTTTCTCACCGCCGCAACGCCTCCCCACGGCCGTCCAACTCTGCTGCCCTGTTCGCACAACCGGAATTCTTCAGGACGTGTAGGCAGATCTGGAGGGAATGTGCGGGGGTTTGGGTGGGGGAGGTTTTGGTGTGGGAGGAGGTCGTACTTGCTCGACCAGACCATGAGTCAGCGGATGATGGTCTACGGAAGGATGACCGGCCGAAGTGGAGGACCCTgggaagggaggaggtgagggaaCTGTGCGTGGCGAAGTCGGAAAGGGGACGCAGAACACTAGTCGTGCAGGCGAGTTTTTGCGGGCTGGACAAGACGAGGAGAGggcaggaggagagtttgggGGTTTGTGAACGGAGAGGGGTGGTGTCGATCAGAGGTGGCGAGGCAGGGGTCGGGTTGAGGTGGTGGGTGTGGTGA
- a CDS encoding 40S ribosomal protein S22 codes for MVKTSVLNDCLNAINNAEKTGKRQVLIRPSSKVIVKFLQVMQKHGYIGEFEEVDDHRNGKIVIQLNGRLNKTGVISPRYNVQLNDLEKWVVKLLPSRQFGYIVLTTSAGIMDHEEARRKHVAGKIIGFFY; via the exons ATGGTCAAGACTTCCGTCCTCAACGATTGCCTCAATGCGATCAACAACGCCGAGAAGACCGGCAAGCGCCAGGTCCTGATCCGACCCAGCTCCAAGGTCATCGTCAAGTTCCTCCAGGTCATGCAGAAGCACG GCTACATTGGagagttcgaggaggttgatgACCACCGCAACGGCAAGATCGTCATCCAGCTCAACGGCCGCCTCAACAAGACCGGTGTCATCAGCCCACGCTACAACGTCCAGCTCAACGACCTCGAGAAGTGGGTTGTCAAGCTCCTGCCATCGCGTCAATTCGGCTACATCGTCCTCACCACCTCTGCCGGTATCATGGACCACGAGGAGGCCAGGCGGAAGCACGTCGCTGGCAAGATCATCGGTTTCTTTTACTAG
- a CDS encoding microtubule/calcium-binding protein TCTP — translation MIIYKDLITDDELISDSYDLKEIDGIVYEADCKKITIGDDNIDIGANPSAEEADEGTESNAQTVLDVVHSFRLNETQFDKKQYLSHLKTYMKKVKEAMKANGASDETVAEFEKGASGFAKKVIGNFKDYEFLIGENMDPDGMVVLLNYREDGVTPYVTVWKHGLKEMKV, via the exons ATGATTATCTACAAA GACTTGATcaccgacgacgagctcATCTCCGACTCGTACGACCTCAAGGAGATCGACGGAATCGTGTACGAGGCCGACTGCAAGAAGATCACCATTGGTgacgacaacatcgacattGGCGCCAACCCTTCCGCCGAGGAAGCCGACGAGGGCACCGAGAGCAATGCTCAAACCGTTCTCGATGTCGTCCACTCTTTCCGCCTGAACGAGACCCAATTCGACAAGAAGCAATATCTCAGCCATCTCAAGACCTACATGaagaaggtgaaggaggCCATGAAGGCCAACGGCGCCAGCGACGAGACCGTGGCCGAGTTCGAGAAGGGTGCTTCCGGATTCGCAAAGAAGGTCATTGGCAACTTCAAGGATTACGAGTTCCTCATCGGCGAGAACATGGACCCCGACGGCAT GGTTGTCCTGCTCAACTACCGCGAGGATGGTGTGACCCCATACGTTACTGTCTGGAAGCACGGTCTCAAGGAGATGAAGGTTTAA